The Chitinophagales bacterium genome has a segment encoding these proteins:
- a CDS encoding type II toxin-antitoxin system YafQ family toxin: protein MYQINSTNQFEKDVKLCKKRGYKMELLLQTILILEEKGKLPATYKPHKLTGNYKGFWECHIKPDWLLIWLQNDKEKQITLTRTGTHADLF from the coding sequence ATGTATCAAATTAATTCTACCAATCAATTTGAGAAAGATGTAAAACTTTGCAAAAAGCGAGGGTATAAAATGGAATTGTTACTACAAACCATCTTAATCTTAGAAGAAAAAGGAAAACTACCAGCAACCTACAAACCACACAAATTAACAGGAAATTATAAAGGATTTTGGGAATGTCATATAAAGCCAGATTGGCTCTTAATTTGGCTTCAAAATGATAAAGAAAAACAAATTACACTTACGCGTACAGGC
- a CDS encoding glycoside hydrolase family 104 protein, with the protein MSRNKIHDAVNNKNVRAFLDMLQFSEGTASKSNAYAVCYGYSHTIKDFSDHPAITGEWTGKRLPDSMCKGAGITPPCKSTASGAYQIIKPTWQKIKTKLGLKDFSPNSQDLAAVQLIKERGALDDIINGNISEAINKCRKEWASLPNAGYGQGEKTLASLISNYQNNGGNIA; encoded by the coding sequence ATGAGTAGAAATAAAATACATGATGCGGTTAACAATAAAAATGTCAGAGCATTTTTAGATATGCTTCAGTTTTCTGAAGGCACTGCTAGTAAGAGCAACGCATATGCTGTATGTTATGGATATTCGCATACCATTAAAGACTTTTCCGACCACCCAGCCATTACTGGTGAATGGACTGGCAAACGCCTACCAGATAGTATGTGTAAAGGTGCAGGAATTACACCGCCTTGCAAATCTACAGCATCTGGAGCATATCAAATTATAAAGCCAACCTGGCAAAAAATAAAAACTAAACTTGGTTTAAAAGACTTTTCTCCAAACAGTCAAGATTTAGCAGCTGTACAGCTCATAAAAGAGCGAGGTGCTTTAGATGATATTATTAATGGCAATATTTCAGAAGCTATTAATAAATGTCGCAAAGAATGGGCTTCACTGCCTAATGCAGGTTATGGTCAAGGTGAAAAAACACTAGCAAGTTTAATTTCTAATTATCAAAACAACGGAGGTAATATAGCATGA
- a CDS encoding M23 family metallopeptidase: MIKNLRIKYIVIVSALAYLFYRLFGSKKTADMSRFFAVNSTNKLRECDAFGCGHFGASRSGGTRTHKGIDFVATENQSIYAPFECKIIRYGQPYADDSKYKLVEIESTDGVYKAKIMYIKALYSVGKVVKRGELLVNADNISKKYGASMTNHVHFELYKNGILVNPTNYFV, translated from the coding sequence ATGATAAAGAATTTGAGAATTAAATACATAGTCATTGTATCAGCACTAGCATACTTGTTTTATCGTTTGTTCGGTTCAAAAAAAACAGCAGATATGAGTAGATTTTTTGCAGTAAACAGCACTAATAAACTGCGTGAATGTGATGCTTTCGGTTGCGGACACTTTGGAGCTTCACGAAGTGGTGGCACTCGCACACACAAAGGCATTGACTTTGTAGCAACCGAAAACCAAAGTATATACGCACCTTTCGAGTGTAAAATTATTCGTTATGGACAACCTTATGCAGATGACAGCAAATACAAACTCGTAGAAATTGAAAGCACAGACGGCGTTTACAAAGCCAAAATCATGTATATAAAAGCATTATACAGCGTAGGAAAAGTAGTAAAAAGAGGTGAATTGCTTGTAAACGCTGATAATATTAGTAAAAAGTACGGTGCAAGTATGACAAATCATGTTCACTTTGAATTGTATAAAAATGGTATACTCGTAAATCCAACAAACTATTTCGTATAA
- a CDS encoding carboxypeptidase-like regulatory domain-containing protein: MTKIIGKVVEAGTGEALPFVNIFIPKSGSNLEVKTVSGVGQVGTTSDEDGDFEITMPENEFILAFTMIGYKPKLVNTKRNRNTGEIQVELQADDELAEVVITAPRVTPKKNNNTLYYILGGLVVLAILVYFLRKNNGNKPIIDLV, encoded by the coding sequence ATGACAAAAATTATAGGAAAAGTTGTAGAAGCAGGTACAGGCGAAGCACTACCGTTTGTAAATATATTCATACCTAAGAGCGGTTCTAACTTAGAAGTTAAAACGGTGAGCGGTGTAGGTCAAGTAGGAACGACCAGCGATGAAGACGGCGACTTTGAAATTACGATGCCAGAAAACGAGTTTATTTTGGCGTTTACTATGATTGGTTATAAGCCAAAGTTAGTAAACACTAAAAGAAACCGCAATACTGGAGAAATTCAAGTAGAATTGCAAGCAGATGATGAATTAGCAGAAGTAGTCATCACAGCACCAAGAGTAACGCCAAAGAAAAATAACAACACACTGTATTATATACTGGGAGGTTTAGTGGTATTAGCTATACTGGTTTACTTTTTACGAAAAAACAACGGTAATAAACCAATCATAGATTTAGTATGA